The region AAACGCCCCGATCGACAGGGGAATAAACAACAGGAGCAAGTAGGAAAGCCAATTTTTCATCGTCACCAGCCGAAGATGTCCAAACCTAAGGGTAGCACGAGAAGGACTCCCCACTCGCCCCTGGGTCTAGTCTTGGCGTTCGCCTTTTCTACAGGGCTAGGGATCGGGCTAGCACAATGGCAACCCCAGTGGTTTCCCCTCCTATGGGGCAATCACACCCCTCCGTCCGGTAAGCGCTTTGTCTTAGCCAGTAACCGCCTCTTTTTCCCTGTCGAAGCTACCCTCAGGCAGGAAGCCCTTCCCCTCCTCGACCAAATTGCCCAAAGCTTTCCTCCTAATCCCCGCAGCCATGTGCGTGTGGTGAGCTACTCCCGATCGGTGGATACACCCCAGGAAAGCCTTAATCTGTCCTACCGCCGCGCCCTAGCAGTAGAAAGTTATCTGCGGAGTAAAACAAATAACGATCGGTATTATTGGTTTGCCAGTGCTGTTGCCAGTTCAGAGCCAGAAGAAGAGCGCCTTGAAATTATCATTAGCCCCTAGAAAATCTGTTCCAGATAGTCCTGCAGCAGGTTATAGGAATCGCGAAAAATCATAAACATCCCCAGACTGAGGAGCACTACTAACCCTCCCTGCATAACATTTTCCTGGATTTCTTTGGGCAGAGGATTGCCACCCCGCAGGGCTTCCAGGAGGAGAAATAACAACTGCCCCCCATCCAAAGCGGGTAAAGGCAAAAGGTTGATTATTGCCAAGTTGATGCTGATAATAGCCGCAAAGTTTAATAACTCCGTCCAGCTGGATTGGGCAATGCGGGAGCCCGTCGCCACGATCGCTACTGGACCTGCCAACTGTTTGGCAGTCTCACTAAAGTTAGTCAGCAAACCCTGTAAGCCCTGGAGGGTGATCTGACAGAGATTAGCAAAACTAACTGCTGCTGCCTGCATAACAGCTAGAGGATTGGTAAAGGGTTGGCGAATTGTCCTGCCCGCATAGTCCAGGAGAATGCCAATACGGGGAGGGCTGCCCTGGGGCGAAACAGACAAAAAGAGCCTTTCCCCCTGACGAGATATGGTAAGAAGCATCGATTGGTCTTTGTGGCGCGCCACCTCCTTTTGAAATTCAGCAATAATGTTTTCCCCATTGCCCAGGTCACGATCGTCCACTGCTAGGATAATATCCCCTGGCTTGATCCCTGCTACCGCCGCTGGGGAATTGGCATAGCTATAGTTGAGCACCCGTAAGCCTGGTTGGTCGAGGACCTGGGTACCTGTCTGCCACGCCACAATTACTAGCAGCAAATAGGCAAAGATAAAGTTAGCCGTCACTCCCGCCAACATCACGATCGCCCTTTGCCCCAGGGGACGATGAGCTAGTAAATCCTGGGTCTCCTCCTCGCTGTCATCGGGGAAACTGACAAAGCCCCCCAAGGGAATCGCCCGCACACAGTAGGTCACCTCTTTGCCTTGCCATTGCCATAAAACAGGACCAAAGCCCAGGGAAAAACTATGCACCCTGATCCCCTGCCAGCGGGCTGCCAGGAAGTGACCTAGTTCATGGACAAACACTAAAACGGCGAGGACAAGTATGGCAATGACTGTAAACATAACCCTGGCTGGCTGATCTGAATCTGTATAGATTTCTATACTACATCATGGGATGGATAGGGGAATAGCAATAGTAAACTCTGTGCCTTCTCCCTCTACAGAAGTGCAGGTAATTTGACCCTGATGTTGCTCTTCCACAATTTTGCGACTAATCGACAGACCTAACCCCGTCCCCTTCCCCACAGGCTTAGTGGTAAAAGTAGGCTCAAAAATTCTCTGTTTGATTCCCTCAGGTATACCAGGTCCATTGTCTTGAATCTGAATAACTACTTTGTCACTCTCCACTTTGGTGCGGATGTGGATTTGCGGTGTACGGTCGCGACCAGTCTGAAAATACTCATCAAAAGCATCAACAGCATTTGCCAATATATTAATAAACACCTGATTCAATTGCCCCAAGTAGCATTTTACTGGCGGTAAATCTCCGTACTCTTTTACAACCTGAATCTCTGGTCTTTGGTTTTTGGCTTTGAAACGATGCCCTAATACCAGCAGGGTACTATCAATTCCATCATGGATGTTGGCAGGGATGGCTGTAGTGCTATCCGATCGGGAAAAGGTGCGCAGGGAGCGAGAAATATTGGTGAGCATATTCGCTCCCACTTGAAAGGAATCCATGATTTTGTGTAGATCGGTGATGATAAATTCTAAATCGAGAAATTCTAAGACCTCTGCCACTTCCATTACAGGGTCAGGATAGTAGGTCATAAACAGACGAATTAAACGGGTTAACTCCGCCACATACTCCTTGGCTGGCTCCAAATTGGTGGCAATAAAGTTGACAGGGTTGTTGATTTCATGGGCTACTCCCGCCACTAGTTGACCCAGGGTTGCCATCTTCTCTTGCTGAATCAGTTGCAATTGGGTTTGTTCCAAATTGTGGAGTGCGTCTTTCAACTCCTTCGTGCGCTTTTCTACCAGTTTCTCTAGGTTGTCCGCTAGTTCTTTTAGCTCTGCTTCTGCCTTCATACGCGCTGTCACTTCTGCCTTTAGTTGCAGGTTTTGTTGCGCTAAACTTTTGTTTAGACGGCTAATTTGTAAATGAGTCCGCACTCTGGCAATAACTTCATCCTGCTGGAAGGGCTTAGTGATGTAGTCTACTGCTCCCAAAGACAAACCCCGCACCTTATCCACTGTCTCTGACAGTGCTGTCATGAAAATAATAGGTATTTCTGCTGTCTTAGGGTTAGCTTTTAAGCGTTCGCAGGTCTCAAACCCATTCCAACCAGGCATCATCACATCAAGAAGGATTAGGTCTGGCGGATCATAGGTGGCTCTTTCTAAGGCAATTTGACCATTTTGTGCTACTCTTACCTCAAACCCCGCTTCGTCTAATACATCTGATAAAACATTGAGGTTGGTGGGATTGTCATCGACAATTAAAATCACTGTTCTCTCTTCGTTCATATCTTTCCCCTAATTACCCGATCGGTTTGCCAGTGCTGTAACAGTTCTGTTACTACTTCGGCAGGACTTGGTTTATGGAACAGATAACCCTGCCCATAGTCACAGCTCAAAGACTGCAATATGGCTAGCTGCTCTGCCGTTTCTATCCCTTCTGCTACTACATCCATGTTTAATCCCCTCGCTAACGTAATAATGGTTCTTACCAGGGCTAACCCGCCATTATCAGAAATCATGCGATTGAGAAAAGAGCGATCGATTTTCAGAGTATCTGTCGGTAACTCATGCAGACGACTCAAAGAGGAGTAGCCTGTGCCGAAGTCATCAATACAGAGTTTTGTCCCCGCCTGTCTCAAGTTGATCAAAGCATTCACCTCTGTATCCAGCACACCCAATAGCGAACTCTCCGTGATTTCCAATTTGATCGCTCGCCTGGGCAGATTGTAATACTTGTGTAACTCACTGATCGATTCGCATAAACCTGCTTGATTCAATTGTAGAGGGGAGATATTGATGTTTACAACTAAATTCCGTTCTGGAAACCTATCGTACCAAATTCTAGTCTGGGCAAAGGCATTTTCCATGACCCATTGTCCAATCTGTTTGATCGAACCTGTCTCTTCCGCAACGGGGATAAATTTAGCTGGTGAAATCCACTGCCCATTACTGTGCTGCCAGCGCACGAGGGACTCAAACCCTGTAATCTCTCCAGTAGAGAGGGAGACGATCGGTTGGAAAAATAGGCGTAACTCCTTGCGTTCGATAGCTTTTTGTAGGTCCTGCTCTAACTGCAAACGTGACATTGCTAGGGCTTGCATAGAGGGATCAAAGACTTCATAACGCCCTCTGCCATTAGCTTTGGCTTGATACATAGCAATATCGGCATCTCGCAGCACATCTGCCGGCTCCTGGTAATTGTTGGTGCTAAAAGTAATGCCAATGCTTAACCCTGTGCAAACTTCGTAGGCTCGCAAACGAAAGGGCTTTCTAAATTCTGCTTGTAACTGCTCCGCTAGGGTCTCCGCTTGGTTAAAGGTCTCTAAATCCCGCAGTAAGATAATGAATTCATCACCCCCAAATCGACCCACAACCCCCCCCTGTGGCTCTACTACTGCTTTCAGTCTTTGGGCGGCTTCTCTGAGTAGTTCATCCCCTACTAAATGACCAAGACTATCGTTGATGACTTTGAACCGATCGAGGTCCGCAAATAAAACAGCATACTTGTAGTCATCTACTTTTTGCGTTTTGATAATTGCTTCGGTGAGGGCATCCATGAACTGCAACCGATTGGGAAGTTTGGTCAGACTGTCGTGGTAGGCATCATAGCGTAGTTGTTCCTTAGCAAGTTTGAGGGCTTGGTTAGCTGCTTCCAGTTCTAGCATAGCTTTTTGTTTACTGGCAACAGCAGCACTCAGTTTGATCATTTGTTTTTGTAAGATCGCCTGATTCTGTTTTAGCTCTTCATTGCGCTGTTGTAGCTCGGCTGTTCTTTGGGCTACTTCCAACTCTAGGGCATCTTTCAGCTTTAACAGTTCTTCTTGGGCGATCTTGCGTTCTTGGACTTCTGCTCTTAACTTTTGGGCTATCTTTTCAAAGACTTTGAACCAACTGGTTTCCTGGAAATTATGCTGCTCAAACAGCTGAATTTCTAGTTCCATCAAGTGGTGTTCTGCTTCTGCTAGCTGTCGCTCTTGTTGTTCTACTAGATGGCGTAGTCGTTCTTCTGCTTGACGACGTGCCTGGTTTTCTGCCTGTAGTTGTTTGGTCATCGACCGCAAGGATAAATGGAGCTTGACCCTGGCAATCACTTCCTCTAGGCGAAAGGGTTTGGTTATGTAATCCACTGCCCCAGCATTGAATCCTTTAACTTTGTCTTCTGTCTCTGCTAGAGCAGTCATGAAAATAACGGGAATGTCTTTTGTCTGGGGAGAAGCTTTTAGGCGCTCACAGGTGCTAAACCCATCTAGCCCTGGCATCATCACATCCAATATGATTAAATCGGGCAATTCCAGGCTAGCTTTGCGTAGGGCATTTTCCCCGTCCAAGGCTACTCTGACATCAAACCCAGCTTCGTCCAGGCATTCCGAGAGTACCTCTAGGTTCTTGGGGTTGTCATCAACAATAAGAATCACCCCATTAACTGGGTCGGACATAGGTTTAGGGCAGGGTCACGATCGCCTACGCTTTTTGATCTTATCTTGCTTCCCTTTGGCTTTCAACGCCTGATTATAGATTTTCTCCTGCTCCCCCACGGAGCGATCGAGGTCGACGATGGGTTTAGGGTAATCCCTACCGGGGGTGAAGTGGTAGAGTTTTTGTTCGGTAGGGTTCAACTGCCAGGGGGTATGCACAAGGTGGGGGGGGAGGGAACGCAAAACGGGCAGCCAATGTTTGACGTATTCCCCCTGGGGGTCGTAGTCCTGGGCTTGTTTGCGGATGTTAAAGTAGCGGAATCCTCGGGCGTCATTGCCTACCCCTGCAGTGTAGTTCCAGTTGCCCCAGTTGCTGCATACGTCGTAATCGATCAATTGGGACTCAAACCACTCGGCTCCCCAGCGCCAATCAATCCCCAAATTCTTGGTCAAAAAACTAGCAACGTTCTGCCTGCCCCGATTGGACATAAACCCTGTTAGTAGCAGTTCCTGCATATTAGCATCTACTAGGGGAAAGCCCGTTTTGCCTAGCCGCCATTGCTCGAATAAGTCCCGATCGGTACGCCAAGGCAGGTCAATTCCCCGCAATCCCTCGCGGTGGAATACCCGATCGCCGTGTTTCAGGACAATAAACCGAAAATAGTCCCGCCACAGCAGTTCAAACACCAACCAGTAGGTGGAGTCGTTTTTAATGCGATCGGTTTCGTATTGTTTTACTTGGGCATAGACGTAGCGGGGACTGAGACAGCCCAGGGCTAGCCAGGGGGAGAATTTGGAGGAGTAGTTTGCCCCCAGCATACCATTGCGGGTTTCTTTGTATGTCCTAAGACAGTCCTGCTGCCAAATGTAATCCCGCAATCTGGCTAAACCTTGGGTTTCACCTCCCCGAAATTGTAGAACAGCCCGATCGTCCACCACAGGCACAGGTAATCCCAGTTCCTCTAGGGTAGGCAAAGGTTCACTGGGGGGGAGGTCAGGAGTGGGGATATGGCTGGGGGTGGGGAGGGGCGGGGGCGGCGTGAGGGATTTTTCCACAATTTGGCGGAAATTGGTAAAAACTTCAGGTAAATCGGCAATAGCAAAGGGCAAATCCTGGAGGGGATAGAGGGTATGTCCCCAAAAGCCCACTAGCTTTACCCCCAGGGGAGCTAACCTGTCTGCTAATTTTCTCTCTACCCTGGTTTCTTCGGAGGCGACTTCCTGATGGTAGTAGACTGCCGTTGCTTGGCACTTTTGGACCAATTCAGGTAAAATCTCCTCTGGCTTGCCCCGATAGACCAATAAATCACTACCCCGCTCCCGCAACTGCTTGCGCAAGTCTACAACACTCTCTAGGAGAAACTGCGCCCGCCAGGCTCCCGTCTTGGGGAACTGCAACAGGTCAGTAGTCCCAAATTGCCGTGGGTCAAAGCAATAGACAGGAATTACCTGGGCTGGCAGGGCGGCAACAAGTGGTTGATGGTCGTGTAGACGTAGGTCGTTGCGCAACCAAAGAATAATGGGGGACATCTAGTAGTGATTGCCGACTTTACGGTGGTGGGCAGCGGTGAGAGCGTCTGGCTTGGATACTTTACCATCTTCCGCTACAGCATAGACAACCCAGTGGTCATGGGCATCCATACGGCTGACTACTTGACATTCTACATAGGCGAGGGCTTCCGTGAGGATGGGGATACCCTTAGCCGAGGGTTGAGTTTTAACTCCTGCAAACCGATCGGCACCGGGGGCAAATCGTTTGAGGAAGTGGCGGAGGAGATGGCTATAGTTGCCTTCTTCTAAAATGTTGAGGACAAAGTGATCTCCCACCTGCATCAGGGCTTCAATGGCGCGGTCCTTAGCCACGGCAACGGTAATCCCCAGGGGTTTGAAACTGGCTTGGGAAACCCAGGAAGCCACCATAGCACTGGTCATTTCCCCCTTCTTGGCAGTAACAATGTAGAGTCCG is a window of Pseudanabaenaceae cyanobacterium SKYG29 DNA encoding:
- the rseP gene encoding RIP metalloprotease RseP; this translates as MFTVIAILVLAVLVFVHELGHFLAARWQGIRVHSFSLGFGPVLWQWQGKEVTYCVRAIPLGGFVSFPDDSEEETQDLLAHRPLGQRAIVMLAGVTANFIFAYLLLVIVAWQTGTQVLDQPGLRVLNYSYANSPAAVAGIKPGDIILAVDDRDLGNGENIIAEFQKEVARHKDQSMLLTISRQGERLFLSVSPQGSPPRIGILLDYAGRTIRQPFTNPLAVMQAAAVSFANLCQITLQGLQGLLTNFSETAKQLAGPVAIVATGSRIAQSSWTELLNFAAIISINLAIINLLPLPALDGGQLLFLLLEALRGGNPLPKEIQENVMQGGLVVLLSLGMFMIFRDSYNLLQDYLEQIF
- a CDS encoding response regulator codes for the protein MNEERTVILIVDDNPTNLNVLSDVLDEAGFEVRVAQNGQIALERATYDPPDLILLDVMMPGWNGFETCERLKANPKTAEIPIIFMTALSETVDKVRGLSLGAVDYITKPFQQDEVIARVRTHLQISRLNKSLAQQNLQLKAEVTARMKAEAELKELADNLEKLVEKRTKELKDALHNLEQTQLQLIQQEKMATLGQLVAGVAHEINNPVNFIATNLEPAKEYVAELTRLIRLFMTYYPDPVMEVAEVLEFLDLEFIITDLHKIMDSFQVGANMLTNISRSLRTFSRSDSTTAIPANIHDGIDSTLLVLGHRFKAKNQRPEIQVVKEYGDLPPVKCYLGQLNQVFINILANAVDAFDEYFQTGRDRTPQIHIRTKVESDKVVIQIQDNGPGIPEGIKQRIFEPTFTTKPVGKGTGLGLSISRKIVEEQHQGQITCTSVEGEGTEFTIAIPLSIP
- a CDS encoding EAL domain-containing protein; its protein translation is MSDPVNGVILIVDDNPKNLEVLSECLDEAGFDVRVALDGENALRKASLELPDLIILDVMMPGLDGFSTCERLKASPQTKDIPVIFMTALAETEDKVKGFNAGAVDYITKPFRLEEVIARVKLHLSLRSMTKQLQAENQARRQAEERLRHLVEQQERQLAEAEHHLMELEIQLFEQHNFQETSWFKVFEKIAQKLRAEVQERKIAQEELLKLKDALELEVAQRTAELQQRNEELKQNQAILQKQMIKLSAAVASKQKAMLELEAANQALKLAKEQLRYDAYHDSLTKLPNRLQFMDALTEAIIKTQKVDDYKYAVLFADLDRFKVINDSLGHLVGDELLREAAQRLKAVVEPQGGVVGRFGGDEFIILLRDLETFNQAETLAEQLQAEFRKPFRLRAYEVCTGLSIGITFSTNNYQEPADVLRDADIAMYQAKANGRGRYEVFDPSMQALAMSRLQLEQDLQKAIERKELRLFFQPIVSLSTGEITGFESLVRWQHSNGQWISPAKFIPVAEETGSIKQIGQWVMENAFAQTRIWYDRFPERNLVVNINISPLQLNQAGLCESISELHKYYNLPRRAIKLEITESSLLGVLDTEVNALINLRQAGTKLCIDDFGTGYSSLSRLHELPTDTLKIDRSFLNRMISDNGGLALVRTIITLARGLNMDVVAEGIETAEQLAILQSLSCDYGQGYLFHKPSPAEVVTELLQHWQTDRVIRGKI
- a CDS encoding DASH family cryptochrome; translated protein: MSPIILWLRNDLRLHDHQPLVAALPAQVIPVYCFDPRQFGTTDLLQFPKTGAWRAQFLLESVVDLRKQLRERGSDLLVYRGKPEEILPELVQKCQATAVYYHQEVASEETRVERKLADRLAPLGVKLVGFWGHTLYPLQDLPFAIADLPEVFTNFRQIVEKSLTPPPPLPTPSHIPTPDLPPSEPLPTLEELGLPVPVVDDRAVLQFRGGETQGLARLRDYIWQQDCLRTYKETRNGMLGANYSSKFSPWLALGCLSPRYVYAQVKQYETDRIKNDSTYWLVFELLWRDYFRFIVLKHGDRVFHREGLRGIDLPWRTDRDLFEQWRLGKTGFPLVDANMQELLLTGFMSNRGRQNVASFLTKNLGIDWRWGAEWFESQLIDYDVCSNWGNWNYTAGVGNDARGFRYFNIRKQAQDYDPQGEYVKHWLPVLRSLPPHLVHTPWQLNPTEQKLYHFTPGRDYPKPIVDLDRSVGEQEKIYNQALKAKGKQDKIKKRRRS